The genomic stretch ATACTACAAGTGTAGTATGACTATCTAAGAAATTCCAAGTACATTCCCATGAAATTCTATTTGTCCATCGGTCAGCATCAGATCGGATATCACCAAGTTTGGCAGCGAGCCAATTTCTTGGCAATATCTGGCTTTGCAATGACCATTTCGGACAGAGATGCGATCGGGATTTGTGGCGATATTTTTGGCGATCGCGGGAACTTAGAATCCCCCGAACATTCAACCAAACAAGACTTGCGGAGAGATGCTCTCACGACCGTTAGCAGATTTATTAGTGCAATTAATCCAGAGACATACCCAAGCGGGAGGTATCGGCAGATCGCCGTACCCACATAACGATTAGACAATTAAGTCTTTCGCCCCCGCTTTCACACCTAAGAAAGCGGGGGCATTTTTTATAAGGGTTTTCCAATGAGTATGCACTCATTGGAAAACCCAAAAATCGATCCTAGTAAAAGTTTTGAGATTTCTTTTTGCCTATGGCAAAAAGAAATCAGCTAAATCGTGAGGAGAAGCCAATGCAGCTTATTAACCAGTATGAACCAGATGTATTGAGGCAATCGGTAGTCGTGTTTTCGCAAAACTATCTGCCTGTGAGCCGTATCAATATCAAACGGGCGATCGCTCTGTTAGTTACAGGTCGCGCCGAACCCTTGGAACTAATGAGCCAACAAACTTGGCAAGTTGTTTCCCCCAGACTCGTCCTGCAAGTGCCAGAACATATCCGTTTGACGCTAACGAAATCAGAACGATTTTGGCGAGTTCCACCCGTCGCCCGTAGAGAAATCCTGCGCCGTGACAATCACACTTGCCAATATTGCGGCAGTACCAAAAAACTGACGATCGATCACGTCATTCCTCGCTCTAAGGGTGGTCTGAATACTTGGGAAAACGTTGTAATTGCTTGCGAATCCTGCAATCAACGTAAGGGCAATCGCACTCCTCAGGAAGCAAATATGACTTTGAGGACTAAGCCGAAAGCACCCGTTCATCCCACCGTTGCTTTTGCGGAACAATTCTGGCGATCGCAACAAGAAATAAACAGCGGATAGCGATCCTCGCGATTTTCAAGTTACCTACGGCAGCTTGAAAATCGCCCCCCTAATTAGATTGATAGATTCTGGAGCATCAATCACCATGTTGAAACTCACTTATACCGAAGCTGGATTGCATTTGGAGAAATTAGATATCTCCTTAGAGGAATTCGTCACCAATCGGATGTTGCTCAGTTTGCGTTCTGGCTCATCGATCCATATCGAATCCAGTCGCGCTGCTTTTCTCTTGACTGCGGATGTCGTTGATTTGTTATTACTCAAGTCTGTTATGTCCGATCAGATCGCGACCAAGCTGAGTGTGGATAAGGTTGACGATCGCTATGTTGAGGTTTGTTTTAGTGGTACTTGGATCGCTAACGATCTCTCTGCTGAAGAAGGAACTCTCGTTACGGCTTTAGGCGATCGCGTCGAGTTCTATTTGCACAAGCTCTGGAAACTCAGCGAGTCCGCTTTAACATTCGCAAACTTCTAGAAAGGAAGCGCTAAGCGCTTCCTTTCTAGAGAATTAAAAACATTTTGAGAAACCTCTTGACAATCATGTAGTATATATAATACAAATATACTACAAAGCAATTACAAAAGCTTCTGCACCTTGAAAATTGAATATTTACATTAGATAAATCCGCAGCAAGTTTGATTTTTTCAAAGATAAATTGAACTTTGCTCAACCTTCCCTTGGTAGCTCAGTTGGTAGTAGCGCCTGTCTGAAGAACAGGAGGTCGTCAGTTCAATTCTGACCTGAGGGGTTTTTAGTTCAAAAAATTTGCTTAGCAAATTTTTTTGAACTATCAGAGTTGCCTTGTAGCTCAGTGGTAGTAGCGATCGCCTGTTAAGCGAGGAGTCGTAGGTTCAATCCCTACCAAGGCAGTTTAGCTCCTGTAGCCCAATGGAAGAGGCGTTCGGCTTAGAACCGAAGCGTTGGAGGTTCAAATCCTCTCAGGAGTATTGAATAAAAGCATTGCATACCAATGCTTTTATTATCTTTTCCAGGTGTGGCGCAGAGGTAGCGCGGCTGCTTTGGGAGCAGAAGGTCATAGGTTCAATCCCTATCACTTGGATACAGCGCTGAGCGCTGAGAGCAGTTCAAGCAAAACTTGCTTTGCAAGTTTTGCTTGAACTGGAAAAGCTATGCAGGGATGGAGCAAGGGAGGCTCTTGAGACTCATAACCTCAAAATCGGCAGGTTCAACTCCTGCCTCTGCAACCAAATATCACTGAGATTAA from Pseudanabaena sp. Chao 1811 encodes the following:
- a CDS encoding alr0857 family protein — protein: MLKLTYTEAGLHLEKLDISLEEFVTNRMLLSLRSGSSIHIESSRAAFLLTADVVDLLLLKSVMSDQIATKLSVDKVDDRYVEVCFSGTWIANDLSAEEGTLVTALGDRVEFYLHKLWKLSESALTFANF
- a CDS encoding HNH endonuclease, which produces MQLINQYEPDVLRQSVVVFSQNYLPVSRINIKRAIALLVTGRAEPLELMSQQTWQVVSPRLVLQVPEHIRLTLTKSERFWRVPPVARREILRRDNHTCQYCGSTKKLTIDHVIPRSKGGLNTWENVVIACESCNQRKGNRTPQEANMTLRTKPKAPVHPTVAFAEQFWRSQQEINSG